One bacterium genomic window, GTGTGACCTTGTCCGGTTTTACATACCGAGTATAAAACCCGATCGCGAGCACATTTGAGGCGTCAATTATCGCCTTTGAGAAAAAGAGCGAGAAGTTGATAAGGAGTGCCGCGATGATGAGTCTCCCCAGCATTTGGTGCATCGCGTGGGTGTTCGCCTTGAGGATCGTTGAGATCGCGATGTAGAGGATGACGAATATAAAAAGCGCGTTTGCGAGATTGCGGATCGTCTCCCATGCGACCGTGATCCCGCCGCCTGTCGCAAGGAGCGGTGCCACCATCTTCTGCATACCTACAATCGTATTCTGCACGACAAAGTCGAGGGTATAGCCCGCAGCGCCAAGGAGCCAACCCACCGCGGTGAGCACAACGTAGGTGGCATCACCCAAAACACTATTGGTGTCCAGAACCAAACAATCCGGGCCAGCTATACAAGCAGCTGCCTCCGCCCGCTCCACCCCGATCGGAGAGAGCGGGAGCAGAATGAGGGCGAGGAGGAAGAGGACGAGAAGGGTACGAGAGCGCTTGCGTATAAGGAAGTGCGTGAAGAAAAACATAGGTGGTGTGTTAAATCCAAATTTCCAAATTCCAAAAAACAAGCTCCAAACAAATTCCAATGATTCACATTTCAACTTCCAAACACGACGTGCGTGTTTGAGATTTGATGCATTGGAATTTGAGGATCACACGCAAAACATGGTTCTGGCTAACTCACGTTCGTCTTTGCGAGGAACGCAGCGGAGCGGAGTGACGAAGCAATCCAAAATTAAATCTCATCAAACAAATCTCTCCACAGATGCTATTCTGGATTGCTTCGCTCCGCTCGCAATGACGCTCGTGCGGTGGCTATGTTCGTAGAACCATGTTTTGCGCGTGATCCGAATTTGAGATTTGTTTGGAAATTGTTGGTTGGAATTTGGAGCTTTGTCATTCGCCACTACCTCCCCCTCCCCCTTCCGCCGGCACCGTAGACGTTTGAGTGAAAGGCACTGAGACATTGCCTGCGACATCATGCGCAGCGAAGGTGAACCTAACCGTCCCACCTGCCGCGACTCCGCCAGGGGGCGGGAAAATATCAAACTCAAACGGCGCCACCGTGTCGGTTGCGGTGGGGCCTGTGGCGATCACCGCGCCCGTCGAGTCAACCTCCTCGAGGAAGCCCTCGACCCGCGCAACGCCGAAGTCGTCCGACGCCGCTACGGCATATCTCCACACTGATCCGTTGTATGAAAGCTCGGTCGCGGACGTAATAGTCGGCGGCGTCGTATCGGTGGCAGTCGTCACCTCGAGGGTGATCGTGATATTCCCGCCGTCCGGAGCCGGATCTCCCGCAATGATAATGGGGTATGTGCCGGGCGGCGTCGTCGCGGCAACATAGATTACCGCGCTGCCGGTGCAGGTCGGCGAGCAGGCGAGATTGCTCCCGGAGACTGTAATCCCTTTCCCTGAGAAGTCGCCTGTGTTTACGACATTGACCGACGTCGACTTGCTCGTGCCCTCAAGAAGCGTCTTTGTTATAGTGGTCGAGCGCGTACCGCCCGGATTAACACGAAGGAACGAGCTCTCCGGCGTGAGCGAGTAACGAAATCCACCCCCGTCCGCTCGACTATTAATATCGGCCTCGACACCTTCTCTAGTCTCGCCTTCGTCCGGCTTTTTCTGCGTCTGGTAGTCCTCAGGCTTCTCGCCACGGAGCTGGTCGAGGATCGAAGTCGAGCTTCCTGCTCGCCGCGAATCTGACTTAAAGAGGCCGCCCGCGCTCTCAAAGATGGTGCTGATGAGCTGGGCCGCGAGCGAGCCGATGATCTCGTTAATCTCGTCTGCAGTGACGAGCTTCTTCTTGGGATCTCCCAGCGCCGTGTTAAGCTGCTCCGAGATAACCTTGCCCGGGGTTTGGGTGATTGGTTCAAATTTAGCTTCTTTACCGTCGTCGGTGCCGCCAAGACAAGTCTCCGTCTGTCCCTGTTTCACCTTCGTTGTCCCCACGGGACACTCCGTCCACGCCAAAAACCCGTGCCCCCAATCGAGGAGATTTATCTTACGCTCTTTAGCGCCGGCAAGTTTCTCCACGAGCCCGCCGCGTGCCGTGAGGAAGGAACCGTAGATATTATTCGTCGGCTGCTGTGTCAACTGAAACCACCCCTCCCAGCCGCCGGAGAGGAAGTCGCCCTCGAGAAATTTTTCGAACCGGTCAACGACACCGGTAATCGTGCATGTCGGCGTCTTATCCCTAAACTGCTGCATCTGTATCGCAAGGGTAAAGCGTATATCGAAGGAATATGGACTACAGAGCCACGCGAGTTCTTTGATGCCGAGGATAAAGTCTCCGCCAACGGCATTGGCGACGTCGAGCAGAGTGCCCTCAAAGTCTGTGGCAAACGCCGGCGCACCGTCAAAGCCGCTCTGTACCCACTTCACGAGGTCCTTCGTTATCTTCTGTATCAGCTTCTGCGCGATGACCCAGCCGACGCTATCGAGTCCATATTCCTTGGCTATATGAAGAATATCTTGAATCGTTGACTCAATAGTCGAAAAAAGCTCCGGGCCGATTTCTATGGTCTCTACGAGGCTTCCGGTCGCAAGAGCATCCGCGCGTTGCGGCGCAAGGAACATACTCGCCGGTACCGCGAGCGTGAAGATGAGAACGGAGACGAGGAGCACACGACCAAACAAACGAACGTTCAGTCTCTGTAGAAACGAGGTGAAATGAAACCGCGTAGGCAGCTGCATAATTTTCAATTTACAATTTTCAATAAATTTCCAATGTTTCAATGCATGAGTGGCGGCGACGTCGTGTTTGAAAATTGTGTCATTGCAAAATTGATTGAAAATTGGAAATTGATAATTGAAAATTTTAAAATGTGTGGCCCTTATGGCGCTGCCGCTGCCTATTGTACTCCAGCGAGCGCATTCGCAAACGCATATCCGTCTTCTCCCTTCGCGTACTCAATACCTCGCTCGCGGAAAAAACGCTCGACGTCCTGAAGCACCGCAAGCAGGCCCTCGGCATCTTTTTGTATGGCACTGAACGAGAGGAGTGCGACAAGCGGATCACTCTGGAGCCTGCGGAGACCAGAGAGAGTCGCGCTGTAGCGCTCAACCGCATTAATCATGCGCAGGTGGAGCACGGAGGCAGAGAGCGGCACTGGCGTCGCAAGCGCTCCGTCTCTAATGGCCCGGTAGCCGACAATAATCGGGTCGAGCTTCGCGACCTCTCCTGCTTTATCTGATTGCAAGGCGCGAGTAAATATGACCATCTCCCTCTCTGAGCCGGTGGGCGAATAGCGCGTGACGATAGCGCCGACCGCGTTGCCGTAGTCTCGAATCGCCCCCTTGCTGTCGCGCTCCGCGATGATAATATCGGCGGTTGAATAGGTGCGCACCGCACGAGTATCGCTGAGGCCGCTGATAGAATCCTCAACGAGACGCTTCGCCGTCTCCGGATCTATCTCACCACCTGACTGCTTGAGCACAAAGTACTTGCTCAAAAGCTCCTTGCCCACCGCTGCGGTCACCGACCCGTCGTCGCTCCCGCCCTCATTTACCCCTTTCGGCGCCGGCGTGCTCGTCGTTTTAATCTTATCGTCCGGCCCGGCCACTGTCGGGTCTCGCCCCGTCCCTGCCTCTGCGCCGTCATTCGTGCCGTCGCCGTCGGTATCCGCATTGTGCGTGTCGGTCTTCCAGAGGATTTCCTCCCAGTCCTCGAGCCCGTCACTGTCGCTGTCACGCTCCGACTCAACGAGCGCTTTCTCGGTCAATGTGGCGATGATGTTCGCGGGCTGCGGCGCTGCGTTTTCATATCGTTCCGGCCGGTGCAGCAGCACAATAAGCCCGAGCACCGCAATGCACGAGAGAGCGACTGCGATCAGAGGTTTGAGGTGTGCCTTTCCCACTGTGCTCGTGCGTTCAGTATAGCAGGTACGCCCTGCCGCCGCGCCATTTTTTTGAATTGCAAGGTGTGGATAACACAGGGCGAGCAACGAGTAGTACGCAACGCGCGCGAACGACGTCATTGCGTACTGCGTGGTGCTTGATGCGTGCTGCGCGTACTTACGGCAACAAATACGCCGCAATTGTTTTCTCGTTGTTCGGCGTTACCTCTACCACCGCCACCACCTCCCCGATGCTTGCGCTCTGCCAAAGAATCTCGCCGCGCTCATCGAGCGCAAACGAACGACCGCCGTTTGAGACATATACGAGCGGCTTCCGAAATGAGGCGGCACGTATCCGCGCAATGGCGAGGTTCTGCGCCTGCAGGCGCTCCGAGCTGTGTAGTATCGCCTCGGACGACGCAATGATACTGATGTCCGCACCGCGCCTGGCGACTTCACGCCCCATTTTTGGCGACACGAGTTCCGAACAAATCAAAACAGCAATGGCGCCTAGCCGGGTCTCGAATACGTCAATTTTCGATCCAGGCCGATAGCGAAAAAGGAGATCGCGCCATTGCAAATCGAACACTCGAGTAACCCACTCCAGGACATACGGCGTGTACTCCCCCCACGGCATCAGGAATCGCTTTTCATGCGTGCCAATGACGCCAGTCGTATTGTCAAGCAGCGTTGCGGGATTAATATTTCTGTTCCATTTTTTTGGCGGCAGACCCGTGTCAAGGACCAAAATATCGCGCTCCTCTCCCAACCTCATACGAATCTCTGTCAAATCAGGGTACGGCGCAGTATCAGACATTTCAAACACGGTCCCGATGCCTTCCGGCATAACGACCATGTCTGGCGCCCTCGCAAGCGCTTGTGTAAAAAGTGATTGCAGAACCACGCCACGTCGAGCCCTCTCTGCCCGGATGCTTGCAGTCTCTGCGAATCCTTCTCGCGTGTTATCCACAACTCCAAACGCAGTTTGAACGATTGCTATCCTAATTGGAACGCGATCTGGTGAGTGTGTCGCACGGGAAAGATGAAGGGCGCCGACGCTCCAAAGCATCACGAAAATGGCAAAAAAAGAAGCGCCGACGAGCGCTTGTCGTCGTGCGAGATTTTTCATGCTCCCTACCATAAAAAGGGCAAACGCAATATTCGGCAAGAGAACGATCATGCTCAGGCCATAATCACCAAGAAATGGTGCAAACATACGGACCGCGGGAATCTCTGCAAGCGTATCTCCGAGGAGCATAAAGCCGGTATGGTCGCCGACAATGGTGCCTTCGCCTATAGTATAGGGGTGGAAAGAATAGGCGAATGTCCTGATGTATTCAAAGACGGGCCACAGCAAGAGCGCGGCGAGAGGACATAGTGAGGTATGCGCACCAACAATTTTTTTTACTGCAACCAGGAAGAGTCCGAAAAAAATCCCCCAAAAAAGCCCCAGACTCAACACCGTGAAAACGAAGATGCCTACAAGTACGGGTGTTGTGTGCACACCGAGCCAGGTGAGAGGAAGTGTCTCGAATATCCACGAGAAATAGAACATGGCGGCTGTCGTTCCGGCGATGGTCCCATGTGCCATGAGGCGCCGTGCGCCCACGTTCGACCAGAGGAGCGCGATAAACGGTGCGATGGCAATGAACGAAAGACCCCTGAATAGAGACGGGGGCAGAGCAAGCCCGATGAGTACACCTGATAATACTGAGTACAGCGCGAACGCACGATGTCGAGGTCGCATATGTATCCAAATATATCACTGAACTGCTGGTGCTGGTGCTGGACGCGGGAGCGCAGTAAAGAGAATGTGCGCAATTGAGAAAAACACGTAACCACCAACGCCCCAAAAGAAGCTCTGATGGCGCGCAGCAGCAATCGCTGGCGTCAAATCGAAAAGGTAGCTCAGGTAGTAGACTGCCAAGAGTACTGCATAGAATGCCGCGGTCAGGACAAAAAAAGAACGCATATCTCGTTTCCAATAGTCGAGGACGATGCCGAGCGTCCTCTGCGTCTCGTGTGTCGACAGCGCAGTCGCCGCCTGCCACCCCGCTGCGGCGCTAATCATGCGAGCCGTAAATGCAAGCCAGAGACTATAATGCCATGCGGCAAAGAGGACGAAAAGGTCGAGCGTGCTCAGGCGAGACAGTAATGAGAGCGCGGCAACCGATGCGACCAAGACCGCGGCCTGTGCAGGTTCACGGAGAAGTGCCCGGAGCCTCATGCGGCGTTTCTTGTCCCGCATGAGGAAGACGCCGCTTAGAGCAAAGAGCGCGGCACTCCCCCAAAAAACTGCCCGTGCGAGCGACGGAGCAAGCGGCGCCCCAAAGAGCGAGCGTGTCTTCTCGAGATCGAAAAGAATCGCACCGAACACGACCATAAGATAAAATCCGGTAAGCATGCACGTCAGAGAGAGGGTACGGCGGCGATCGCGTAGCCCGGAGATGAGCTGACGGTAAAAAAATTCATAGTCGCGAAAAAAGTGAAACGACGTAATGATGAGTAGAAAAAGAACCGCGATATAAAGCGGTATGATCCGCCATAAAAAAACCGCGCAGAAAAAAAACGCCACTGCTGCGCCCCAGGCGCCAAGTGATACCCTGCGAAGAGAGGACGGCATACGAATGTATGTCGGTACACTCCAGAGGTAGGCCATAATATTATGGCCGTGTGCAAACA contains:
- a CDS encoding nitrilase-related carbon-nitrogen hydrolase, yielding MRPRHRAFALYSVLSGVLIGLALPPSLFRGLSFIAIAPFIALLWSNVGARRLMAHGTIAGTTAAMFYFSWIFETLPLTWLGVHTTPVLVGIFVFTVLSLGLFWGIFFGLFLVAVKKIVGAHTSLCPLAALLLWPVFEYIRTFAYSFHPYTIGEGTIVGDHTGFMLLGDTLAEIPAVRMFAPFLGDYGLSMIVLLPNIAFALFMVGSMKNLARRQALVGASFFAIFVMLWSVGALHLSRATHSPDRVPIRIAIVQTAFGVVDNTREGFAETASIRAERARRGVVLQSLFTQALARAPDMVVMPEGIGTVFEMSDTAPYPDLTEIRMRLGEERDILVLDTGLPPKKWNRNINPATLLDNTTGVIGTHEKRFLMPWGEYTPYVLEWVTRVFDLQWRDLLFRYRPGSKIDVFETRLGAIAVLICSELVSPKMGREVARRGADISIIASSEAILHSSERLQAQNLAIARIRAASFRKPLVYVSNGGRSFALDERGEILWQSASIGEVVAVVEVTPNNEKTIAAYLLP